The proteins below come from a single Benincasa hispida cultivar B227 chromosome 4, ASM972705v1, whole genome shotgun sequence genomic window:
- the LOC120075171 gene encoding WAT1-related protein At1g43650 isoform X1 translates to MKSFVGYVEAMEVHKPYIAMLFVQCVYSGMALFSKAAISQGMNPPIFVFYRQAFATVAMAPLAFLFERKKAVPLCFKFLSKVFLVSLVGITLSLNLYYIAINHTSATFAAATTNTIPAITLLLALLFRYESICIRKVEGMAKLMGAMIGFSGALVFAFVKGPPMKFMNWYPQTNNNNNNNNSNSNSFQPYSTLEWIKGSFTMLSANIAWSLWLVLQVLFLFYPSLSIFFTGFFHFFFFEEIKFCSLKGFIVKEYPAKLRITTLQCFFSLIQSALWAVVMERKPQAWKLGWNLQLFSVAYCGVIVTGMTYWLQIWCVEKKGPVFTAMFTPLALIITAIFSALLWKESLHWGSVGGAILLVMGLYFVLWGKKKEDGKIETIEQRHDTKEETILECITTHH, encoded by the exons atgaaGAGCTTTGTTGGTTATGTAGAGGCCATGGAGGTCCACAAACCCTACATTGCAATGTTGTTTGTTCAATGTGTTTATTCTGGAATGGCTTTGTTCTCAAAAGCAGCCATTTCTCAAGGCATGAACCCGCCCATCTTCGTCTTCTATCGTCAAGCTTTTGCTACCGTTGCCATGGCGCCTCTCGCCTTCTTATTCGAAAG AAAAAAGGCAGTTCCTTTATGTTTCAAGTTCCTTTCCAAAGTGTTCTTGGTTTCTCTAGTTGG gATCACTTTGAGTTTAAACCTTTATTATATAGCAATCAACCATACATCAGCAACATTTGCAGCTGCAACTACCAATACCATCCCTGCCATTACCCTCCTCTTGGCTCTCCTTTTCAG ATATGAAAGCATTTGCATAAGAAAGGTTGAAGGGATGGCCAAATTGATGGGGGCAATGATAGGTTTTTCAGGGGCTTTAGTATTTGCCTTTGTGAAAGGTCCACCAATGAAATTCATGAATTGGTATCCACaaacaaataataacaataataataataattcaaattcaaattcatttcAACCTTACTCCACATTGGAATGGATTAAGGGTTCATTCACTATGCTTTCAGCCAACATTGCTTGGTCTCTGTGGCTTGTTTTGCAGGTTCTATTCCTTTTCTACCcttctctttcaattttttttactgggttttttcatttttttttttttgaagaaattaaattttgttctcTTAAGGGCTTCATTGTGAAGGAATATCCAGCAAAATTGAGAATTACAACTTTGCAATGTTTCTTTAGCTTGATTCAATCAGCTTTGTGGGCTGTGGTAATGGAGAGAAAGCCACAAGCTTGGAAACTTGGATGGAATCTTCAACTCTTCTCTGTTGCCTATTGT GGTGTAATTGTGACTGGAATGACCTATTGGCTACAAATATGGTGTGTGGAGAAGAAAGGGCCAGTTTTCACAGCTATGTTTACACCATTAGCTCTCATCATAACAGCAATCTTCTCAGCATTGCTATGGAAGGAATCCCTTCATTGGGGAAG TGTTGGTGGAGCTATTTTACTAGTGATGGgcctttattttgttttgtggggaaagaagaaagaagatggTAAAATTGAGACAATTGAACAAAGACATGACACCAAAGAGGAAACCATTTTGGAGTGCATTACAACACATCATTGA
- the LOC120075171 gene encoding WAT1-related protein At1g43650 isoform X2, which translates to MKSFVGYVEAMEVHKPYIAMLFVQCVYSGMALFSKAAISQGMNPPIFVFYRQAFATVAMAPLAFLFERKKAVPLCFKFLSKVFLVSLVGITLSLNLYYIAINHTSATFAAATTNTIPAITLLLALLFRYESICIRKVEGMAKLMGAMIGFSGALVFAFVKGPPMKFMNWYPQTNNNNNNNNSNSNSFQPYSTLEWIKGSFTMLSANIAWSLWLVLQGFIVKEYPAKLRITTLQCFFSLIQSALWAVVMERKPQAWKLGWNLQLFSVAYCGVIVTGMTYWLQIWCVEKKGPVFTAMFTPLALIITAIFSALLWKESLHWGSVGGAILLVMGLYFVLWGKKKEDGKIETIEQRHDTKEETILECITTHH; encoded by the exons atgaaGAGCTTTGTTGGTTATGTAGAGGCCATGGAGGTCCACAAACCCTACATTGCAATGTTGTTTGTTCAATGTGTTTATTCTGGAATGGCTTTGTTCTCAAAAGCAGCCATTTCTCAAGGCATGAACCCGCCCATCTTCGTCTTCTATCGTCAAGCTTTTGCTACCGTTGCCATGGCGCCTCTCGCCTTCTTATTCGAAAG AAAAAAGGCAGTTCCTTTATGTTTCAAGTTCCTTTCCAAAGTGTTCTTGGTTTCTCTAGTTGG gATCACTTTGAGTTTAAACCTTTATTATATAGCAATCAACCATACATCAGCAACATTTGCAGCTGCAACTACCAATACCATCCCTGCCATTACCCTCCTCTTGGCTCTCCTTTTCAG ATATGAAAGCATTTGCATAAGAAAGGTTGAAGGGATGGCCAAATTGATGGGGGCAATGATAGGTTTTTCAGGGGCTTTAGTATTTGCCTTTGTGAAAGGTCCACCAATGAAATTCATGAATTGGTATCCACaaacaaataataacaataataataataattcaaattcaaattcatttcAACCTTACTCCACATTGGAATGGATTAAGGGTTCATTCACTATGCTTTCAGCCAACATTGCTTGGTCTCTGTGGCTTGTTTTGCAG GGCTTCATTGTGAAGGAATATCCAGCAAAATTGAGAATTACAACTTTGCAATGTTTCTTTAGCTTGATTCAATCAGCTTTGTGGGCTGTGGTAATGGAGAGAAAGCCACAAGCTTGGAAACTTGGATGGAATCTTCAACTCTTCTCTGTTGCCTATTGT GGTGTAATTGTGACTGGAATGACCTATTGGCTACAAATATGGTGTGTGGAGAAGAAAGGGCCAGTTTTCACAGCTATGTTTACACCATTAGCTCTCATCATAACAGCAATCTTCTCAGCATTGCTATGGAAGGAATCCCTTCATTGGGGAAG TGTTGGTGGAGCTATTTTACTAGTGATGGgcctttattttgttttgtggggaaagaagaaagaagatggTAAAATTGAGACAATTGAACAAAGACATGACACCAAAGAGGAAACCATTTTGGAGTGCATTACAACACATCATTGA